A region of Silurus meridionalis isolate SWU-2019-XX chromosome 13, ASM1480568v1, whole genome shotgun sequence DNA encodes the following proteins:
- the LOC124395532 gene encoding NACHT and WD repeat domain-containing protein 2-like isoform X1, with product MSIYCVQGIDPYEEPNPEKWPTQQVRLQLIDECRQNSLGPFFVSLVGTQYGAACLPEQVVLSEFLTVLQVCQEMGFSTEILEKCYRRDENTIPPSFCLLSQHEYYKYNSQQRIDQHDWNDVLANLRKTLNDVITKRILENSIDLENAQKYFRSGLENDLRFALDDQPGTHIKRCLCYVYKAGKKPGQSKKGNKPYSEQDQLFRLSQLCDNFLPNLVRSHQALIYTMTNNNSECDDKQSYAEELRHQLYSDLIGLIDKSIVTKKDQIIDSFPQQRNLCHILSSLYRIDRTEVSHIRAYLEKETTSPFILIGGPCTGKSVLLAHCASQIQTWMKDQNPVIITHFVDFNSSLKLILSGICQQIASCHNQQENTCLKDIFQLKETFTNLLNTNSQSPNHLILIIDGLDQMPEQHRPLDITWLPKKLPSNVKLLISSTPTKSGFLAAIKRYYSDTSLICELQPVNSKNCSQMLTSLLLAHNRKITSGQQMYVNQVFKKCAIPLFVELLYRQVSCWGSDSEITPDTLVPGVHVNIGRFLDYLEEKHGKVIVARSLEYLTLSRFGLTETELTDILSCDDEVVLSFLPAEDNAPYKLRVPEIVVERLLLDLRGFLKSQNILGTQTLFWVSRHFILVIHKRYLGLDRKQKLHSLIANYYSGRWACGTAKPLLMAASPDQITIPLKIYADRQVPGQPWTFQPFVSTVTTNVSSKCAHPNLRKLQELPFHLLESGNIKELVKVMMSPEFLNAMFCETLVDELIFWLEKTSQIVFSRELRLLICLLKSSTCMLKSCHADLDLVMQAKLFPFFKALPELKEINNQAGHDGSVGDLGVKMILCPTPSVPAMHCALPAVAVSPIIKAAVSQSGHVVVIQNNGSAWVWNGSDSEGYRIIQSSELHFTDVKCSQNLFILSTKTGKLISLDFSALPYLQELQIQHTKQQPMAIEGVLMSSGKIFVFSKEGDSVCVFAEGIEIAPVHCSYGITCMTCDGDLIYCGLNEGTVRIIDSLSGNLLASFTCSSGTALYALILHKNEATITCIDCTGSVFVWDLKNINKPVFVTVRLSCNDKKVCNIDHLKSKLLVCKSQQIELIQGYLLSAIDHFNAPKGKLFVQAILDREAHFIIALMENCPFLLVWNWVSGQCLLNLDIRSSQAFKLIKFRDVYLTAVTSTGIVIWDMDLISVAASTPKSVGKVMKIIVETNEEYFYTTDGSELVWKRTLLGGKVEGHMLHHGPVESLILSADSVYLATIASGDIYIWNTGTHENIYRIHGSQASRILTTPKGNFAVSLSETGPSQVWKLSSGHVVCTMHHHLRDAVITPESTFLLGINNGDLLAVSLWTGYVSKRFSCPDWTHVAAFHTLSDFPDYVIVITSSGALYSWRLTEETVCYQFQFSECFEYPPELFKLSSDGCYGIISDTGSKINVLDICQGKLCSLNAEGPVCQPLVDILGKYAVYICSPSVRCQNDSCNLHTNQILVVIRVIDGKTVGKFYLCKNATALTFSEKLCVYIGFDDGSVGVYVFNDTEEGYTNVNAKFQSTELVCPFDDPVVWLPLANSNITWAK from the exons ATGAGCATTTATTGTGTGCAGGGTATTGATCCTTATGAAGAGCCAAACCCAGAAAAGTGGCCAACACAGCAGGTGCGATTGCAATTAATCGATGAGTGTCGGCAGAATTCGCTGGGACCTTTCTTTGTG AGCCTGGTAGGGACACAGTATGGAGCTGCATGTTTACCAGAGCAGGTGGTGCTTTCTGAGTTTCTCACCGTGCTGCAGGTTTGCCAGGAAATGGGATTCAGCACTGAAATCCTCGAGAAATGCTACAGAAGGGATGAAAACACCATACCCCCTTCATTCTGCCTACTAAGTCAACATgagtattataaatataattcccAG caAAGAATTGACCAGCATGATTGGAATGATGTACTTGCAAATTTGAGGAAAACCTTAAATGATGTTATCACCAAAAGAATTCTGGAAAACAGTATTGACCTTGAAAATGCTCAGAAATATTTTAGGTCAG GGCTTGAAAATGACCTCCGGTTTGCACTGGATGACCAACCTGGTACTCATATCAAAAGATGTCTTTGTTATGTTTATAAAGCTGGTAAAAAGCCCGGCCAGAGCAAGAAAGGAAACAAACCATATTCAGAACAAGATCAGTTGTTTCGACTGTCACAACTCTGTGATAATTTCCTACCAAACCTGGTTAGATCCCACCAGGCGCTTATATATACCATGACTAACAACAATAGTGAGTGTGATGATAAACAAAGCTACGCTGAAGAACTGAGACACCAGCTTTATTCGGATCTCATAGGTCTTATAGACAAATCTATTGTGACGAAGAAAGATCAAATCATTGATTCATTTCCCCAGCAGAGAAACTTGTGTCACATTCTTTCCAGTCTATACAGAATTGATCGCACAGAAGTCAGCCATATCAGGGCTTACTTGGAGAAAGAGACAACATCTCCATTTATTCTAATTGGTGGGCCATGTACAGGCAAGAGTGTACTTTTGGCCCACTGTGCAAGTCag ATTCAAACATGGATGAAGGACCAGAACCCTGTGATTATTACACACTTTGTAGATTTTAATAGCTCTTTAAAACTAATTCTCAGTGGCATATGCCAACAAATTGCTTCATGCCACAATCAGCAAGAAAATACCTGTCTCAAAGACATCTTTCAATTGAAGGAGACTTTCACCAACCTCCTTAACACAAATTCACAGTCTCCAAATCATCTAATTCTCATTATAGATGGGCTTGACCAAATGCCTGAACAACACAGACCACTGGACATAACCTGGCTTCCCAAGAAACTACCATCTAATGTTAAGCTCCTAATCTCATCTACACCAACAAAGTCTGGGTTTCTCGCTGCTATAAAGAGGTATTACTCAGATACCTCGCTGATTTGTGAACTACAACCAGTAAATAGCAAGAACTGCAGCCAGATGCTGACAAGTCTCCTTCTGGCTCATAACAGAAAGATAACATCGGGCCAACAAATGTATGTAAatcaggtttttaaaaaatgtgctatCCCATTGTTTGTAGAGCTTCTCTACAGACAGGTGTCTTGCTGGGGTTCAGATTCAGAGATCACACCTGACACTTTAGTTCCAGGGGTTCACGTGAATATTGGTCGGTTCTTAGACTACCTTGAGGAAAAGCATGGTAAAGTAATAGTTGCAAGAAGTCTAGAATATCTCACCTTGTCCAGGTTTGGTTTGACAGAGACTGAACTGACTGATATTCTGTCTTGTGATGATGAGGTTGTACTATCATTCCTTCCAGCAGAGGACAATGCACCATATAAGTTAAGAGTCCCAGAGATTGTTGTTGAGAGGTTACTGTTAGACCTGAGGGGGTTCCTGAAATCACAAAACATATTAGGTACACAAACTCTGTTCTGGGTCAGCAGACACTTTATCTTAGTCATCCATAAGCGATACCTGGGGTTAGACCGTAAACAGAAATTGCACTCTTTGATAGCAAACTATTATAGTGGCCGGTGGGCATGCGGTACTGCCAAGCCATTGCTCATGGCTGCAAGCCCTGACCAAATTACCATACCATTGAAGATTTATGCTGACAGGCAAGTTCCTGGTCAACCTTGGACATTCCAGCCCTTTGTTTCCACTGTGACTACGAATGTTTCATCTAAGTGTGCACACCCCAATCTAAGGAAATTGCAGGAACTGCCTTTCCATTTACTGGAGAGTGGAAATATTAAGGAGCTTGTTAAAGTTATGATGTCTCCAGAGTTTCTTAATGCAATGTTTTGTGAAACATTAGTAGATGAGTTGATATTCTGGCTAGAAAAGACATCTCAAATTGTGTTTTCCCGGGAACTCAGACTCCTAATTTGTCTACTAAAAAGTTCAACTTGTATGCTAAAGAGCTGCCATGCGGACTTGGATTTGGTAATGCAGGCCAAACTTTTCCCTTTCTTTAAGGCTCTTCCTGaattaaaagaaattaataatcaGGCAGGACATGATGGTTCAGTGGGAGATCTTGGGGTGAAAATGATATTATGTCCCACACCCTCAGTACCTGCCATGCATTGTGCATTGCCAGCAGTAGCGGTATCTCCAATTATTAAAGCAGCTGTGTCTCAGTCTGGCCATGTGGTAGTAATTCAGAACAATGGATCTGCTTGGGTCTGGAATGGAAGTGATTCTGAAGGATACAGAATCATCCAGTCCTCTGAACTACACTTTACAGATGTCAAATGTTCTCAGAATTTATTCATTCTCTCCACAAAGACTGGCAAGCTCATATCATTAGACTTCAGTGCTCTGCCATACCTTCAGGAACTTCAAAtccaacacacaaaacaacaaccgATGGCCATTGAGGGTGTACTAATGTCCAGTggcaaaatatttgttttctcaAAGGAAGGCgattctgtctgtgtgtttgctgaAGGAATAGAAATTGCTCCAGTCCATTGCTCCTATGGTATAACATGCATGACTTGTGATGGTGACTTGATTTATTGTGGACTAAACGAGGGTACTGTCAGAATAATTGATTCTCTAAGTGGTAATCTTTTGGCTTCCTTTACTTGTTCATCGGGTACAGCTTTGTATGCTCTCATCCTTCACAAGAATGAAGCAACAATAACATGTATAGACTGCACAGGAAGCGTGTTTGTATGGGACCTCAAAAATATCAACAAGCCTGTATTTGTTACAGTGAGGCTTAGCTGCAATGATAAAAAGGTGTGTAATATAGACCACTTAAAAAGCAAACTTCTTGTATGTAAAAGTCAACAGATTGAATTAATTCAAGGATATTTGTTATCTGCCATAGACCATTTTAACGCACCTAAGGGTAAATTGTTTGTGCAAGCAATTCTGGATCGTGAAGCACATTTCATCATTGCTTTGATGGAGAACTGCCCATTTCTTTTGGTCTGGAATTGGGTCTCAGGTCAATGTCTGTTAAATCTTGACATTAGAAGTAGCCAAGCTTTCAAACTTATAAAGTTCAGGGATGTTTACCTCACAGCAGTAACAAGCACAGGCATTGTCATTTGGGACATGGATCTTATTTCAGTAGCAGCATCCACTCCAAAATCTGTTGGGAAAGTGATGAAAATCATTGTGGAAACAAATGAGGAATACTTTTACACAACAGATGGATCTGAACTGGTGTGGAAGAGGACATTGTTGGGTGGGAAGGTAGAGGGCCACATGCTTCACCATGGTCCTGTAGAAAGCTTGATTCTTTCTGCAGACAGTGTTTACCTAGCCACTATTGCCTCTGGAGATATCTATATTTGGAACACCGGCACACATGAGAACATTTACCGAATCCATGGCAGCCAAGCATCTCGCATACTGACAACTCCAAAAGGAAATTTTGCAGTGTCACTATCAGAAACAGGCCCTTCACAAGTCTGGAAGTTGTCCAGTGGACATGTGGTTTGTACCATGCACCATCATCTCAGAGATGCTGTAATTACCCCAGAAAGTACTTTCCTTCTGGGCATTAATAATGGAGATCTCCTTGCTGTCAGTCTCTGGACTGGTTATGTCAGCAAACGTTTCTCTTGTCCTGACTGGACACATGTTGCTGCATTCCACACTCTGTCAGACTTTCCAGACTATGTGATTGTGATTACCAGTTCAGGAGCTTTGTACTCATGGAGACTTACAGAAGAGACTGTGTGCTACCAGTTCCAATTTTCAGAATGCTTTGAGTATCCACCAGAGCTCTTTAAGCTCTCATCAGATGGATGTTACGGCATCATTTCTGACACTGGTTCCAAGATAAACGTCTTGGACATTTGCCAAGGTAAACTGTGCTCTTTGAATGCTGAGGGACCAGTCTGCCAACCACTTGTTGACATTTTGGGTAAATATGCAGTGTATATCTGCAGCCCATCCGTGAGGTGTCAAAATGACTCCTGCAATCTCCATACCAACCAGATCTTGGTTGTCATACGGGTAATAGATGGGAAGACAGTAGGCAAGTTCTACCTGTGTAAAAATGCTACTGCTCTAACATTTTCAGAgaagttgtgtgtgtatattggatTTGATGATGGCTCTGTTGGAGTGTATGTTTTTAATGACACAGAAGAAGGTTACACCAACGTGAATGCTAAATTCCAGAGCACTGAACTCGTGTGTCCATTTGATGACCCTGTGGTTTGGCTGCCATTGGCAAACTCTAATATTACTTGGGCTAAATGA
- the LOC124395532 gene encoding NACHT and WD repeat domain-containing protein 2-like isoform X2 yields the protein MMLSPKEFWKTVLTLKMLRNILGLENDLRFALDDQPGTHIKRCLCYVYKAGKKPGQSKKGNKPYSEQDQLFRLSQLCDNFLPNLVRSHQALIYTMTNNNSECDDKQSYAEELRHQLYSDLIGLIDKSIVTKKDQIIDSFPQQRNLCHILSSLYRIDRTEVSHIRAYLEKETTSPFILIGGPCTGKSVLLAHCASQIQTWMKDQNPVIITHFVDFNSSLKLILSGICQQIASCHNQQENTCLKDIFQLKETFTNLLNTNSQSPNHLILIIDGLDQMPEQHRPLDITWLPKKLPSNVKLLISSTPTKSGFLAAIKRYYSDTSLICELQPVNSKNCSQMLTSLLLAHNRKITSGQQMYVNQVFKKCAIPLFVELLYRQVSCWGSDSEITPDTLVPGVHVNIGRFLDYLEEKHGKVIVARSLEYLTLSRFGLTETELTDILSCDDEVVLSFLPAEDNAPYKLRVPEIVVERLLLDLRGFLKSQNILGTQTLFWVSRHFILVIHKRYLGLDRKQKLHSLIANYYSGRWACGTAKPLLMAASPDQITIPLKIYADRQVPGQPWTFQPFVSTVTTNVSSKCAHPNLRKLQELPFHLLESGNIKELVKVMMSPEFLNAMFCETLVDELIFWLEKTSQIVFSRELRLLICLLKSSTCMLKSCHADLDLVMQAKLFPFFKALPELKEINNQAGHDGSVGDLGVKMILCPTPSVPAMHCALPAVAVSPIIKAAVSQSGHVVVIQNNGSAWVWNGSDSEGYRIIQSSELHFTDVKCSQNLFILSTKTGKLISLDFSALPYLQELQIQHTKQQPMAIEGVLMSSGKIFVFSKEGDSVCVFAEGIEIAPVHCSYGITCMTCDGDLIYCGLNEGTVRIIDSLSGNLLASFTCSSGTALYALILHKNEATITCIDCTGSVFVWDLKNINKPVFVTVRLSCNDKKVCNIDHLKSKLLVCKSQQIELIQGYLLSAIDHFNAPKGKLFVQAILDREAHFIIALMENCPFLLVWNWVSGQCLLNLDIRSSQAFKLIKFRDVYLTAVTSTGIVIWDMDLISVAASTPKSVGKVMKIIVETNEEYFYTTDGSELVWKRTLLGGKVEGHMLHHGPVESLILSADSVYLATIASGDIYIWNTGTHENIYRIHGSQASRILTTPKGNFAVSLSETGPSQVWKLSSGHVVCTMHHHLRDAVITPESTFLLGINNGDLLAVSLWTGYVSKRFSCPDWTHVAAFHTLSDFPDYVIVITSSGALYSWRLTEETVCYQFQFSECFEYPPELFKLSSDGCYGIISDTGSKINVLDICQGKLCSLNAEGPVCQPLVDILGKYAVYICSPSVRCQNDSCNLHTNQILVVIRVIDGKTVGKFYLCKNATALTFSEKLCVYIGFDDGSVGVYVFNDTEEGYTNVNAKFQSTELVCPFDDPVVWLPLANSNITWAK from the exons ATGATGTTATCACCAAAAGAATTCTGGAAAACAGTATTGACCTTGAAAATGCTCAGAAATATTTTAG GGCTTGAAAATGACCTCCGGTTTGCACTGGATGACCAACCTGGTACTCATATCAAAAGATGTCTTTGTTATGTTTATAAAGCTGGTAAAAAGCCCGGCCAGAGCAAGAAAGGAAACAAACCATATTCAGAACAAGATCAGTTGTTTCGACTGTCACAACTCTGTGATAATTTCCTACCAAACCTGGTTAGATCCCACCAGGCGCTTATATATACCATGACTAACAACAATAGTGAGTGTGATGATAAACAAAGCTACGCTGAAGAACTGAGACACCAGCTTTATTCGGATCTCATAGGTCTTATAGACAAATCTATTGTGACGAAGAAAGATCAAATCATTGATTCATTTCCCCAGCAGAGAAACTTGTGTCACATTCTTTCCAGTCTATACAGAATTGATCGCACAGAAGTCAGCCATATCAGGGCTTACTTGGAGAAAGAGACAACATCTCCATTTATTCTAATTGGTGGGCCATGTACAGGCAAGAGTGTACTTTTGGCCCACTGTGCAAGTCag ATTCAAACATGGATGAAGGACCAGAACCCTGTGATTATTACACACTTTGTAGATTTTAATAGCTCTTTAAAACTAATTCTCAGTGGCATATGCCAACAAATTGCTTCATGCCACAATCAGCAAGAAAATACCTGTCTCAAAGACATCTTTCAATTGAAGGAGACTTTCACCAACCTCCTTAACACAAATTCACAGTCTCCAAATCATCTAATTCTCATTATAGATGGGCTTGACCAAATGCCTGAACAACACAGACCACTGGACATAACCTGGCTTCCCAAGAAACTACCATCTAATGTTAAGCTCCTAATCTCATCTACACCAACAAAGTCTGGGTTTCTCGCTGCTATAAAGAGGTATTACTCAGATACCTCGCTGATTTGTGAACTACAACCAGTAAATAGCAAGAACTGCAGCCAGATGCTGACAAGTCTCCTTCTGGCTCATAACAGAAAGATAACATCGGGCCAACAAATGTATGTAAatcaggtttttaaaaaatgtgctatCCCATTGTTTGTAGAGCTTCTCTACAGACAGGTGTCTTGCTGGGGTTCAGATTCAGAGATCACACCTGACACTTTAGTTCCAGGGGTTCACGTGAATATTGGTCGGTTCTTAGACTACCTTGAGGAAAAGCATGGTAAAGTAATAGTTGCAAGAAGTCTAGAATATCTCACCTTGTCCAGGTTTGGTTTGACAGAGACTGAACTGACTGATATTCTGTCTTGTGATGATGAGGTTGTACTATCATTCCTTCCAGCAGAGGACAATGCACCATATAAGTTAAGAGTCCCAGAGATTGTTGTTGAGAGGTTACTGTTAGACCTGAGGGGGTTCCTGAAATCACAAAACATATTAGGTACACAAACTCTGTTCTGGGTCAGCAGACACTTTATCTTAGTCATCCATAAGCGATACCTGGGGTTAGACCGTAAACAGAAATTGCACTCTTTGATAGCAAACTATTATAGTGGCCGGTGGGCATGCGGTACTGCCAAGCCATTGCTCATGGCTGCAAGCCCTGACCAAATTACCATACCATTGAAGATTTATGCTGACAGGCAAGTTCCTGGTCAACCTTGGACATTCCAGCCCTTTGTTTCCACTGTGACTACGAATGTTTCATCTAAGTGTGCACACCCCAATCTAAGGAAATTGCAGGAACTGCCTTTCCATTTACTGGAGAGTGGAAATATTAAGGAGCTTGTTAAAGTTATGATGTCTCCAGAGTTTCTTAATGCAATGTTTTGTGAAACATTAGTAGATGAGTTGATATTCTGGCTAGAAAAGACATCTCAAATTGTGTTTTCCCGGGAACTCAGACTCCTAATTTGTCTACTAAAAAGTTCAACTTGTATGCTAAAGAGCTGCCATGCGGACTTGGATTTGGTAATGCAGGCCAAACTTTTCCCTTTCTTTAAGGCTCTTCCTGaattaaaagaaattaataatcaGGCAGGACATGATGGTTCAGTGGGAGATCTTGGGGTGAAAATGATATTATGTCCCACACCCTCAGTACCTGCCATGCATTGTGCATTGCCAGCAGTAGCGGTATCTCCAATTATTAAAGCAGCTGTGTCTCAGTCTGGCCATGTGGTAGTAATTCAGAACAATGGATCTGCTTGGGTCTGGAATGGAAGTGATTCTGAAGGATACAGAATCATCCAGTCCTCTGAACTACACTTTACAGATGTCAAATGTTCTCAGAATTTATTCATTCTCTCCACAAAGACTGGCAAGCTCATATCATTAGACTTCAGTGCTCTGCCATACCTTCAGGAACTTCAAAtccaacacacaaaacaacaaccgATGGCCATTGAGGGTGTACTAATGTCCAGTggcaaaatatttgttttctcaAAGGAAGGCgattctgtctgtgtgtttgctgaAGGAATAGAAATTGCTCCAGTCCATTGCTCCTATGGTATAACATGCATGACTTGTGATGGTGACTTGATTTATTGTGGACTAAACGAGGGTACTGTCAGAATAATTGATTCTCTAAGTGGTAATCTTTTGGCTTCCTTTACTTGTTCATCGGGTACAGCTTTGTATGCTCTCATCCTTCACAAGAATGAAGCAACAATAACATGTATAGACTGCACAGGAAGCGTGTTTGTATGGGACCTCAAAAATATCAACAAGCCTGTATTTGTTACAGTGAGGCTTAGCTGCAATGATAAAAAGGTGTGTAATATAGACCACTTAAAAAGCAAACTTCTTGTATGTAAAAGTCAACAGATTGAATTAATTCAAGGATATTTGTTATCTGCCATAGACCATTTTAACGCACCTAAGGGTAAATTGTTTGTGCAAGCAATTCTGGATCGTGAAGCACATTTCATCATTGCTTTGATGGAGAACTGCCCATTTCTTTTGGTCTGGAATTGGGTCTCAGGTCAATGTCTGTTAAATCTTGACATTAGAAGTAGCCAAGCTTTCAAACTTATAAAGTTCAGGGATGTTTACCTCACAGCAGTAACAAGCACAGGCATTGTCATTTGGGACATGGATCTTATTTCAGTAGCAGCATCCACTCCAAAATCTGTTGGGAAAGTGATGAAAATCATTGTGGAAACAAATGAGGAATACTTTTACACAACAGATGGATCTGAACTGGTGTGGAAGAGGACATTGTTGGGTGGGAAGGTAGAGGGCCACATGCTTCACCATGGTCCTGTAGAAAGCTTGATTCTTTCTGCAGACAGTGTTTACCTAGCCACTATTGCCTCTGGAGATATCTATATTTGGAACACCGGCACACATGAGAACATTTACCGAATCCATGGCAGCCAAGCATCTCGCATACTGACAACTCCAAAAGGAAATTTTGCAGTGTCACTATCAGAAACAGGCCCTTCACAAGTCTGGAAGTTGTCCAGTGGACATGTGGTTTGTACCATGCACCATCATCTCAGAGATGCTGTAATTACCCCAGAAAGTACTTTCCTTCTGGGCATTAATAATGGAGATCTCCTTGCTGTCAGTCTCTGGACTGGTTATGTCAGCAAACGTTTCTCTTGTCCTGACTGGACACATGTTGCTGCATTCCACACTCTGTCAGACTTTCCAGACTATGTGATTGTGATTACCAGTTCAGGAGCTTTGTACTCATGGAGACTTACAGAAGAGACTGTGTGCTACCAGTTCCAATTTTCAGAATGCTTTGAGTATCCACCAGAGCTCTTTAAGCTCTCATCAGATGGATGTTACGGCATCATTTCTGACACTGGTTCCAAGATAAACGTCTTGGACATTTGCCAAGGTAAACTGTGCTCTTTGAATGCTGAGGGACCAGTCTGCCAACCACTTGTTGACATTTTGGGTAAATATGCAGTGTATATCTGCAGCCCATCCGTGAGGTGTCAAAATGACTCCTGCAATCTCCATACCAACCAGATCTTGGTTGTCATACGGGTAATAGATGGGAAGACAGTAGGCAAGTTCTACCTGTGTAAAAATGCTACTGCTCTAACATTTTCAGAgaagttgtgtgtgtatattggatTTGATGATGGCTCTGTTGGAGTGTATGTTTTTAATGACACAGAAGAAGGTTACACCAACGTGAATGCTAAATTCCAGAGCACTGAACTCGTGTGTCCATTTGATGACCCTGTGGTTTGGCTGCCATTGGCAAACTCTAATATTACTTGGGCTAAATGA
- the rps3 gene encoding 40S ribosomal protein S3 translates to MAVQISKKRKFVSDGIFKAELNEFLTRELAEDGYSGVEVRVTPTRTEIIILATRTQNVLGEKGRRIRELTAVVQKRFGFPEGSVELYAEKVATRGLCAIAQAESLRYKLLGGLAVRRACYGVLRFIMESGAKGCEVVVSGKLRGQRAKSMKFVDGLMIHSGDPVNYYVDTAVRHVLLRQGVLGIKVKIMLPWDPSGKIGPKKPLPDHVSIVEPKEEILPTTPVSEQKGAKPEVPPMPQGTPVPTA, encoded by the exons ATGGCGGTGCAAATTTCTAAGAAGAGAAAG TTTGTCTCAGACGGCATCTTCAAAGCCGAGCTGAACGAGTTCCTGACTCGAGAGCTTGCCGAGGATGGGTACTCCGGTGTGGAGGTCCGGGTCACTCCAACAAGGACAGAAATCATCATTCTCGCCACCAG GACCCAGAATGTCCTAGGAGAGAAAGGCCGTCGCATTAGGGAACTGACTGCTGTCGTTCAGAAGAGGTTTGGATTTCCAGAGGGAAGTGTGGAG ctctATGCTGAAAAGGTTGCCACCAGAGGATTGTGTGCAATTGCTCAAGCAGAATCTCTGCGCTACAAGCTGCTTGGAGGTCTGGCTGTCCGCAG GGCATGCTATGGTGTTCTTCGCTTCATCATGGAGAGTGGGGCCAAGGGTTGTGAGGTGGTTGTGTCTGGCAAGCTCAGGGGTCAGAGGGCCAAGTCCATGAAGTTTGTGGATGGTCTAATGATCCACAGCGGAGACCCCGTTAACTATTACGTGGACACCGCTGTCCGCCACGTCCTGCTCCGCCAAG GTGTGCTTGGTATCAAGGTTAAGATCATGCTTCCCTGGGATCCCAGTGGTAAGATCGGCCCCAAGAAGCCTCTGCCTGACCACGTCAGCATCGTCGAGCCCAAAGAGGAGATCCTGCCCACCACCCCGGTGTCTGAACAGAAGGGGGCCAAGCCTGAAGTCCCACCCATGCCCCAGGGAACCCCTGTACCCACAGCATAA
- the LOC124395532 gene encoding NACHT and WD repeat domain-containing protein 2-like isoform X3 → MSIYCVQGIDPYEEPNPEKWPTQQVRLQLIDECRQNSLGPFFVSLVGTQYGAACLPEQVVLSEFLTVLQVCQEMGFSTEILEKCYRRDENTIPPSFCLLSQHEYYKYNSQQRIDQHDWNDVLANLRKTLNDVITKRILENSIDLENAQKYFRA, encoded by the exons ATGAGCATTTATTGTGTGCAGGGTATTGATCCTTATGAAGAGCCAAACCCAGAAAAGTGGCCAACACAGCAGGTGCGATTGCAATTAATCGATGAGTGTCGGCAGAATTCGCTGGGACCTTTCTTTGTG AGCCTGGTAGGGACACAGTATGGAGCTGCATGTTTACCAGAGCAGGTGGTGCTTTCTGAGTTTCTCACCGTGCTGCAGGTTTGCCAGGAAATGGGATTCAGCACTGAAATCCTCGAGAAATGCTACAGAAGGGATGAAAACACCATACCCCCTTCATTCTGCCTACTAAGTCAACATgagtattataaatataattcccAG caAAGAATTGACCAGCATGATTGGAATGATGTACTTGCAAATTTGAGGAAAACCTTAAATGATGTTATCACCAAAAGAATTCTGGAAAACAGTATTGACCTTGAAAATGCTCAGAAATATTTTAG GGCTTGA
- the kctd14 gene encoding BTB/POZ domain-containing protein KCTD14, producing MSLPDIKSSRKLAVQPIQQCSVVQLNVGGQVYTTTLVTLRKFPNSKLAEMFSAPLKLIKDAEGRCFIDRDGTHFRAILDYLRSEEVPTQNLLEVHKEAVYYNIKPLVKLLDESPQFFGERVGRQQFLSHVRNYHENLEVIIRVGRAEAMASRYTTIIICILKTDDDLARYNDALLNLDTKKESIVSFGPWNAQASVEDLLDCIKMDIEAKGYKVSIKPHNTEKGFLFKSHGFFYMLTFTWW from the exons ATGAGCCTTCCTGACATCAAATCATCACGGAAACTGGCAGTCCAGCCTATTCAGCAG TGCTCAGTCGTACAGCTGAATGTCGGCGGTCAGGTATACACCACCACCCTGGTGACCCTGCGCAAATTCCCCAACTCGAAGCTGGCTGAGATGTTCAGCGCACCTCTCAAACTCATAAAGGATGCAGAGGGTCGCTGTTTTATAGACCGGGATGGGACACACTTTAGGGCGATTCTTGACTACCTCCGTTCAGAGGAAGTTCCTACTCAGAATTTGCTGGAGGTTCACAAAGAGGCggtgtattataatataaaaccaCTGGTGAAACTTCTAGACGAGTCACCTCAGTTTTTCGGGGAGAGGGTAGGAAGGCAGCAGTTTCTGTCCCATGTACGCAACTACCACGAGAATCTAGAAGTCATCATCAGGGTGGGCAGAGCAGAGGCCATGGCCTCACGATACACCACAATAATCATATGTATCCTAAAGACAGATGATGACCTGGCAAGGTACAACGATGCCCTGCTTAATCTTGATACAAAAAAGGAATCAATTGTGAGTTTTGGGCCCTGGAATGCTCAAGCTTCCGTAGAGGATCTTCTGGATTGTATAAAAATGGACATTGAGGCAAAAGGATATAAAGTGAGCATcaaaccacacaacacagagaaagGCTTTCTGTTTAAAAGCCATGGTTTCTTCTATATGCTGACTTTTACCTGGTGGTGA